ACTAAAAGCTCTGGCTGGAAATGCGCGTTGAGTCTGATAGGAGTAAGCTTCACACCGGCAATACGGGTGCCGCGGAGCAAAACTTCCAGCACCGCACCTTCCATGGTCTCCCGTGAAAAATTCTGATCAAATATAAAATTGCCCAAGCTATACGCAATGTATCCTTCTTTATATCGTTCAAGCGGCTCTACCACGTGCGGATGATGACCCACCACAATGTCCGCGCCAAGGTCAATCGCCAAGCGAGCAGTCTCCTTTTGATAGTCGTTCGGTTCCGGCTCGTATTCATCGCCAAAATGAAATGAGACGACGACCACATCGCTCACCTCTTTTGCCAGTGCGATACTTGTTTGCAGGCTCTCCCGAGAGATGAGCGCGATGCCCGCCTCAAAGTCCTTTGCCTCAAGATAATTTTTTCCAAATTCACTGAAGGCCAGAAACGAAATACGTGTGCCGCGAACGCTCATGACCTTCGGATTATATGCTTCCGCCGAGGTCTTGCCTCCTCCGCTATAGACAATGGACGCGTCGTCTAGACGACGGAATGTGTCTGTCATAGCCTCCTTTCCAAAATCTCCTATGTGGTTGTTCGCCACCGACACGACACTAAAGCCCGCTCGGGCAAGTGCTAAGGCG
This genomic stretch from Patescibacteria group bacterium harbors:
- a CDS encoding CapA family protein, producing the protein MKSHHFDKKEFLFFLKRGCLFVVLLIGAYYGPQIAVERFGGLYSDRIQAAATPETFGNTKEEKGNEEEALVSVSNGKEEMIRLGFVGDMMFDRGVESHILRYGGENQDFPFEKIQAYLKTFDVLFGNLEGPVSDKGADEGSVYSFRMSPAVALALARAGFSVVSVANNHIGDFGKEAMTDTFRRLDDASIVYSGGGKTSAEAYNPKVMSVRGTRISFLAFSEFGKNYLEAKDFEAGIALISRESLQTSIALAKEVSDVVVVSFHFGDEYEPEPNDYQKETARLAIDLGADIVVGHHPHVVEPLERYKEGYIAYSLGNFIFDQNFSRETMEGAVLEVLLRGTRIAGVKLTPIRLNAHFQPELLVP